A section of the Callospermophilus lateralis isolate mCalLat2 chromosome 16, mCalLat2.hap1, whole genome shotgun sequence genome encodes:
- the LOC143382218 gene encoding large ribosomal subunit protein P1-like, producing MASVSGLACLYSVLIQHDNKVTIMEDKINALANVNTGSLICNTGASGPAPAAGVATAGGPVPTTTASSAEKKKVEAKKEESEDSNDYMGFGLFD from the exons ATGGCCTCTGTATCTGGCCTGGCCTGTTTATACTCTGTCCTCATACAGCATGACAACAAGGTGACTATCATGGAGGATAAAATCAAT GCCCTGGCCAATGTTAATACTGGGAGCCTCATTTGCAACACAGGTGCCAGTGGGCCTGCTCCAGCAGCTGGTGTGGCAACAGCAGGAGGTCCTGTCCCCACCACCACAGCttcctcagctgagaagaagaaaGTGGAAGCAAAGAAGGAAGAATCTGAGGATTCCAATGATTACATGGGATTTGGTCTTTTTGACTAA